The Coffea arabica cultivar ET-39 chromosome 6e, Coffea Arabica ET-39 HiFi, whole genome shotgun sequence genome contains the following window.
ATTGGTTTTAGATGGCCTagtaattttcaatttttttttttttaatttctgtaGTTTGGGGGAATGAGCAATTCTTATATTATTTACTTGAGTTGCAATTCCGTTAATTTATTTCTGAGAAGATCGTCGAGAGAGAGAGATACCTTTGATCAAACATGGAGATGCTTTAGACTCGTGGTTGCAATATCTGGACGTATTGCaaaattttcaataatattTAGACGCCAACAACTGCATTAGTTAATTCTCATGACATGATCATCACAAACACAAAAGAATTCCTATAGCAATTAGAAGTGATACCAATAACCAAAAACTTCTCTTTTCTATGATAATCAATCATTACTCAACTTGACAGTGTGTGAATCCTTCAGTTTTCAAATGGAGGCAGCCCCCAATCTTTGGGGTTGAAATCCAGTAGGGAACTCAGAACCTGATCAGCAATTTCATGATATGAGTTGTCCAACCTAGGATCAGGAACCATAACAACAGACCTGCAATGATTTGTAAACAAACTTAACCCACAGAATCTCATGCCATGTTGTACAAGCATTATTCCAAGTTTTGTTTACTACATCCACACATTATAGGGGGAAGTAATGAGGACTTACATCCCAGCATTTTTAGCTGCAAGGACACCAGAAGGAGCATCTTCGAAGACGAGTATGTTATGAGGATCAATAGGTCCGCCCTGTCCATATGCAAATTGATGATCCAATTACAACACTTTCTTGTTGCAACATAAGAAAGCAGTGACAGAAATTCATTAGCTTCTGCCTTTTAGGTACTAACTAAAATTTTGTCTCACAGTACCTCAAATCTTCTAGCTGCAGCAAGGAATCCATCAGGTGAGGGTTTGCCTTGTTTTACTTCAGGATCGTCACCAAGAACAATATGATGCATCAGTGAAAAAAGTTCACCATGCCTTTGTGTTTTCAACTCAAAATGCCGTCTGTGAGAACTGTAACCAGATTCAAGAGGATTGCTGAGTCTCCACATTTTAACACTTGAAATTGCAGATTATAATGCATAAAGACAACATCCAAAGATCTAAAAGCTTAGATCATCAGTTATGTGAATGTGACTCAAAATCTGAACAAGACAAGAAGAATGAAGGTCAAAGTATTGTACCCTGTTGCAACACATATTGGTACTCCATTTGCAT
Protein-coding sequences here:
- the LOC113697425 gene encoding (DL)-glycerol-3-phosphatase 2 isoform X2, with the translated sequence MVNINGGSEVDSSSCQRKGSVTHVIFDMDGLLLDTEKFYTEVQETILARYNKTFDWSLKAKMMGKKAIEAARVFVEETGINDKLTAEDFLVQREDMLRDMFPTSELMPGASHLIRHLHANGVPICVATGSHRRHFELKTQRHGELFSLMHHIVLGDDPEVKQGKPSPDGFLAAARRFEGGPIDPHNILVFEDAPSGVLAAKNAGMSVVMVPDPRLDNSYHEIADQVLSSLLDFNPKDWGLPPFEN
- the LOC113697425 gene encoding (DL)-glycerol-3-phosphatase 2 isoform X3 is translated as MIATDTEKFYTEVQETILARYNKTFDWSLKAKMMGKKAIEAARVFVEETGINDKLTAEDFLVQREDMLRDMFPTSELMPGASHLIRHLHANGVPICVATGSHRRHFELKTQRHGELFSLMHHIVLGDDPEVKQGKPSPDGFLAAARRFEGGPIDPHNILVFEDAPSGVLAAKNAGMSVVMVPDPRLDNSYHEIADQVLSSLLDFNPKDWGLPPFEN